The following coding sequences lie in one Triticum dicoccoides isolate Atlit2015 ecotype Zavitan unplaced genomic scaffold, WEW_v2.0 scaffold242843, whole genome shotgun sequence genomic window:
- the LOC119345488 gene encoding germin-like protein 8-11, translated as MASSSSFLLLAALLALVSWQATASDPSPLQDFCVADMNSPVRVNGFVCKNPMEVNADDFFKAANLDKPRVPNKVGSNVTLINVMQIAGLNTLGISIARIDYAPLGQNPPHTHPRATEILTVLEGTLYVGFVTSNQPAPNKNKFFSKVLNKGDVFVFPVGLIHFQFNPNPHLPAVAIAALSSQNPGAITIANAVFGSDPPISDDVLAKAFQVEKNTIDYLQAQFWENNHY; from the exons ATGGCATCCTCCTCTTCTTTTCTCCTCCTTGCTGCACTTCTTGCGTTAGTCTCATGGCAGGCCACTGCTTCTGATCCTAGCCCACTCCAGGACTTTTGTGTCGCCGACATGAATTCACCAG TCCGTGTCAATGGGTTTGTTTGCAAGAACCCGATGGAGGTCAATGCAGATGACTTCTTCAAGGCGGCCAACCTCGACAAGCCTAGGGTGCCAAACAAGGTTGGATCCAACGTCACTTTGATCAACGTCATGCAGATTGCTGGACTGAACACCCTCGGCATATCAATTGCGCGCATCGACTATGCTCCCTTGGGCCAAAACCCACCACATACGCACCCTCGCGCCACTGAGATCCTCACGGTGCTCGAGGGAACACTGTACGTTGGCTTTGTGACATCCAACCAGCCCGCCCCCAACAAAAACAAGTTCTTCTCCAAGGTGCTCAACAAAGGTGATGTGTTTGTCTTCCCCGTGGGGCTCATCCACTTCCAATTCAACCCCAACCCCCACCTGCCTGCTGTTGCAATTGCCGCGCTAAGCAGCCAGAACCCAGGGGCTATCACAATTGCCAATGCAGTATTTGGGTCAGACCCACCAATATCAGATGATGTTCTTGCCAAGGCATTTCAGGTGGAAAAGAACACAATAGACTATCTCCAGGCTCAGTTCTGGGAGAACAACCACTACTAA